In the Candidatus Eremiobacteraceae bacterium genome, one interval contains:
- a CDS encoding NAD(P)/FAD-dependent oxidoreductase, with product MPELCVAKHSQKRGRFRLERYDVAVVGAGLAGLWCARGLARRGVGVLLIDAHRAVDEFVRTTGIFVRTTREDFDLPSACLGPAIRTAVLYSPRRRSIEFASPRDEFWIADMRGIYRRLLDDCLRAGVRFRPSTRYLGASPTSPQMLRLSTGSEIAVRFIVGADGARSRVATGLGLSSNREFLSGIEDVYEDAPPAAPPALHCVLDPRLAPGYIAWMAHAGTSAHVGLAGDADRVMPSDSLRSFAGESGILDLSRARRSERRGGLIPANGLLADIACARGLLVGDAAGAVSPLTAGGLDGCVRLSEIAVRVIPEHLARPESGALARYDGRAFASRFVARRALRALLRISGERMLELACAAFASPLARRLAQHVFFGRGSFSRIGPARRAHRAHLAHRPAG from the coding sequence ATGCCTGAGCTTTGCGTTGCAAAGCATAGCCAGAAGAGAGGGCGGTTTCGCCTGGAACGATACGACGTCGCCGTCGTGGGCGCAGGACTTGCCGGACTGTGGTGCGCACGCGGGCTGGCGCGCCGCGGTGTCGGCGTGCTCCTCATCGACGCCCATCGCGCGGTCGACGAGTTCGTGCGCACCACGGGCATCTTCGTGCGCACCACACGCGAAGATTTCGATCTGCCGAGCGCCTGTCTCGGACCTGCGATCCGCACCGCCGTCCTGTATTCTCCGCGGCGCAGGTCGATCGAATTCGCAAGCCCGCGCGACGAGTTCTGGATCGCCGACATGCGCGGGATCTACCGCCGGCTGCTCGACGATTGTCTGCGCGCCGGCGTGCGCTTCAGGCCGAGCACGCGCTACCTTGGGGCATCTCCCACGTCGCCGCAGATGCTGCGCTTGTCCACCGGATCCGAAATCGCGGTGCGCTTCATCGTCGGCGCCGACGGCGCTCGCTCGCGGGTGGCGACCGGACTTGGGTTGTCGAGCAACCGCGAGTTTCTGTCGGGCATCGAGGACGTGTATGAAGATGCGCCGCCGGCCGCGCCGCCGGCCTTGCACTGCGTGCTCGATCCGCGCCTTGCTCCGGGATACATCGCGTGGATGGCGCACGCCGGCACGAGCGCGCACGTCGGGCTGGCCGGCGACGCGGATAGGGTCATGCCGAGCGATTCCTTGAGGTCGTTCGCCGGCGAGAGCGGCATCCTCGATCTTTCGCGCGCGCGTCGAAGCGAGCGGCGCGGCGGGCTGATCCCCGCCAACGGACTGCTCGCAGACATCGCGTGCGCTCGCGGGTTGCTCGTCGGCGACGCGGCAGGCGCAGTGTCGCCGTTGACCGCCGGCGGCCTCGACGGATGCGTGCGCCTCTCCGAAATCGCCGTGCGTGTCATTCCCGAGCATCTGGCCAGGCCCGAAAGCGGCGCGCTCGCACGCTATGACGGTCGCGCGTTCGCGTCCCGCTTCGTCGCGCGCCGAGCGCTGCGCGCGCTGCTGAGGATTTCCGGTGAACGCATGCTCGAACTCGCGTGCGCTGCGTTCGCCTCGCCGTTAGCGCGCCGCCTTGCGCAACACGTGTTCTTCGGGCGCGGGTCGTTCTCTCGGATCGGTCCTGCGCGCCGCGCGCATCGGGCGCACCTCGCGCACAGGCCCGCTGGATGA
- the polA gene encoding DNA polymerase I, translated as MSSGGRTLLLIDVYALVYRAYFALPPLTAPDGRPVNAVYGFERMLNRVLNDEKPTHVVACWDAGIPPERLEAYPDYKAHRPATPDDLDSQFPIVRRVLAAYGIPIVEVEGEEADDCIATLATRASGEGLRTIIVSGDLDLLQLVDDNVTVVVTRRGISDMTRYDEAAVRERYGLSPQQLPDYRGLKGDPSDNLAGVPGIGEKTAARLIAQYGSLDEALAHAADVSPKRIGELLTRYADQARACREVSTAKRDLAIPLRWEDCELRAGDPSARNELFGELGFRSLMTSMPGRSSPPASQTNAADGGSPAAAQVSAPAIAIIPTAYRVIADRFAALDALAAARRAPEVALTTLPELGDWRSPEPLAFAVSSEAGKADAIPSALALHDAAVREQLAQLLADERATKIVHNSKALAGWSAANHLELAGVAFDAQLAHGLLDGGRVDPPLADTLAFVGAAAIHTPAAPQTARNDLFEQSAALEAVHASAADALLRAAPLLRERITAAEMDVVLRDIEQPLAPVLAAMERAGFRLDLGELARIRAHLEHVMAQTSAAIYAIAGHEFNINSPKALGDVLFEKLALPHGGKTKTGYATGIDVLAPLAAEHDIAAKVLEFREVAKLKGTYVDALPALIDGRTGLLHTTFHQLGAATGRLSSSDPNLQNIPIRSAIGREIRRAFLAPTPGDLLLAADYSQIELRLFAHVSQDPNLIDAFARGEDIHEFAARAVFDIGVDEKVDAEMRRRAKAVNFGILYGQGEFGLAQSVGFSREEAREFIGAYFTRFPRVREYIDGALERAREEGYVTTLMGRRRYLPDLRSRNYGLRAAAERMAINAPLQGSAADLIKIAMIRVAGELARRDLGARLALQVHDELILDVPSANVPAVRALVKEAMEHAIELSVPLTVDFKVGPTWGEAEAADD; from the coding sequence ATGTCATCCGGCGGGCGCACGCTGCTGCTCATCGACGTCTACGCGCTCGTCTATCGGGCGTATTTCGCGTTGCCGCCTTTGACCGCGCCGGACGGCCGTCCGGTCAACGCGGTCTATGGCTTCGAGCGCATGCTCAACCGCGTGCTCAACGACGAGAAACCGACGCATGTGGTGGCGTGTTGGGACGCCGGCATACCGCCCGAGCGCCTCGAGGCCTATCCGGACTACAAAGCGCACCGCCCGGCGACGCCCGACGATCTGGATTCCCAATTCCCGATCGTCCGCCGCGTGCTCGCCGCATACGGCATCCCGATCGTCGAAGTCGAGGGCGAAGAGGCCGACGACTGCATCGCCACATTGGCCACGCGCGCTTCGGGCGAGGGACTGCGCACGATCATCGTGTCGGGCGATCTTGACCTGCTGCAGCTGGTCGACGACAACGTGACCGTGGTCGTGACGCGCCGCGGCATCTCCGACATGACGCGCTACGACGAGGCCGCGGTGCGCGAACGCTACGGGCTCTCGCCCCAGCAGCTCCCCGACTATCGCGGACTCAAAGGCGATCCATCGGATAATCTGGCCGGCGTGCCCGGGATCGGAGAGAAGACCGCCGCGCGCCTTATCGCGCAGTACGGATCGCTTGACGAAGCGCTCGCGCATGCGGCCGACGTCTCGCCCAAACGCATCGGCGAGCTGTTGACCCGCTACGCCGATCAAGCCCGCGCCTGTCGCGAGGTGTCGACCGCCAAACGGGATCTGGCGATCCCCCTTCGTTGGGAGGACTGCGAGCTGCGCGCCGGCGATCCGAGCGCCCGCAACGAGCTCTTCGGCGAGCTCGGGTTCAGATCGCTGATGACCTCGATGCCGGGCCGGTCGTCGCCACCCGCGTCGCAAACCAACGCTGCCGACGGCGGTTCGCCTGCAGCGGCGCAGGTATCGGCGCCGGCTATCGCCATCATTCCCACTGCCTACCGCGTGATCGCCGACCGATTTGCGGCGCTCGATGCGCTGGCGGCGGCACGGCGAGCCCCGGAGGTGGCGCTCACCACGCTGCCCGAGCTCGGCGACTGGCGCAGCCCCGAACCGCTCGCTTTCGCCGTCTCATCGGAAGCCGGCAAGGCCGATGCCATTCCTTCAGCGCTCGCGCTGCACGACGCCGCCGTGCGCGAACAGCTCGCGCAGCTGTTGGCCGACGAACGCGCGACGAAGATCGTCCACAACAGCAAAGCGCTCGCCGGTTGGTCGGCCGCCAACCATCTGGAGCTTGCCGGCGTGGCGTTCGATGCGCAGCTAGCTCACGGTCTGCTCGACGGCGGCCGCGTCGATCCTCCGCTCGCCGACACGCTCGCGTTCGTGGGCGCTGCCGCGATCCACACGCCAGCGGCGCCGCAGACCGCGCGCAACGATCTCTTCGAGCAGTCCGCGGCGCTCGAGGCGGTCCACGCATCGGCCGCCGACGCGCTGCTGCGCGCCGCACCGCTCCTGCGCGAACGCATCACCGCGGCAGAGATGGACGTGGTGCTGCGCGATATAGAACAGCCGCTCGCGCCGGTGCTCGCGGCGATGGAGCGCGCCGGCTTCCGTCTCGATCTCGGCGAGCTCGCGCGCATCCGCGCGCATCTCGAGCACGTCATGGCGCAGACGTCGGCGGCGATCTATGCCATCGCCGGTCACGAGTTCAACATCAACTCGCCTAAGGCGCTGGGCGACGTGCTGTTCGAGAAGCTCGCGCTGCCGCACGGCGGCAAGACCAAGACCGGCTATGCCACCGGCATCGACGTGCTCGCGCCGCTCGCGGCGGAGCACGACATCGCCGCCAAGGTGCTTGAGTTCCGCGAGGTCGCCAAGCTCAAAGGCACGTACGTCGACGCACTGCCGGCGCTCATCGATGGGCGCACGGGCCTGCTGCATACGACCTTCCATCAGCTCGGCGCCGCCACCGGCCGGTTGTCGAGCAGCGACCCGAACCTGCAGAACATCCCGATCCGCAGCGCGATCGGACGAGAGATCCGGCGCGCATTCCTCGCGCCGACACCCGGCGACCTGTTGCTGGCGGCCGACTATTCGCAGATCGAGCTGCGCCTGTTCGCGCACGTGTCGCAAGACCCGAATCTCATCGACGCGTTCGCGCGCGGTGAGGACATCCACGAGTTCGCGGCGCGCGCCGTGTTCGATATCGGCGTTGACGAGAAGGTCGACGCGGAGATGCGCCGGCGCGCCAAGGCGGTCAACTTCGGCATCCTCTACGGCCAAGGCGAGTTCGGCCTCGCGCAAAGCGTGGGCTTCTCGCGCGAGGAAGCGCGCGAGTTCATCGGCGCGTACTTCACCCGCTTCCCCCGCGTGCGCGAATACATCGACGGCGCGCTCGAGCGCGCGCGCGAAGAGGGATACGTCACCACGCTCATGGGCCGGCGCCGCTACCTGCCTGACCTGCGCTCGCGCAACTACGGTCTGCGCGCGGCCGCCGAACGAATGGCGATCAACGCTCCGCTCCAAGGCAGCGCCGCCGACCTCATCAAGATCGCGATGATCCGCGTGGCCGGCGAGCTTGCGCGGCGCGATCTCGGCGCGCGCCTCGCGCTGCAGGTCCACGACGAGTTGATCCTCGACGTGCCGAGCGCGAACGTGCCGGCCGTGCGCGCGCTCGTGAAAGAGGCGATGGAGCACGCGATTGAGCTGAGCGTGCCGCTGACGGTGGACTTCAAGGTCGGCCCGACCTGGGGCGAAGCCGAAGCGGCCGACGACTAG
- the mutM gene encoding bifunctional DNA-formamidopyrimidine glycosylase/DNA-(apurinic or apyrimidinic site) lyase: MPELPEVETIARGLARSVSGRTIKSVDVRWPRTVDPRGLAARALKGETIAAVRRLGKYVLFDLSSGRHAAVHLRMTGRLIADPPAELPHTRLTLRFEDGGALVFSDARKFGRWRLFEGDPQDTLGVGIDPFDPALTPVRLRELLRGRRTAIKTWLLDQRRLSGVGNIYACEALYRARIRPSKPAGRLTLAHAAALLSSLRKVLRNAIFHRGSSVDDYVDGAGMPGGFQKKLAVYGRGGLPCRRCKTAIRRVVLAQRGTFFCPVCQH; encoded by the coding sequence ATGCCCGAGCTTCCCGAAGTCGAGACCATCGCGCGCGGTCTCGCGCGCAGCGTGAGCGGACGCACGATCAAGAGCGTCGACGTCCGGTGGCCGCGCACGGTCGACCCGCGCGGCCTTGCGGCGCGCGCGCTCAAAGGCGAGACCATCGCAGCCGTGCGCAGGCTGGGCAAGTACGTGCTGTTCGATCTGAGCAGCGGCCGCCACGCCGCCGTGCATCTGCGCATGACCGGCAGGCTCATCGCGGATCCGCCGGCCGAGCTGCCGCACACGCGCCTCACGCTGCGCTTCGAAGACGGCGGCGCGCTCGTCTTCTCCGACGCGCGCAAGTTCGGCCGCTGGCGGCTGTTCGAGGGCGACCCGCAGGACACGCTCGGCGTCGGCATCGACCCGTTCGACCCGGCGCTCACGCCCGTGCGCTTGCGCGAGCTGCTGCGCGGCCGGCGCACCGCGATCAAGACGTGGCTGCTCGATCAGCGCCGCCTCTCCGGTGTCGGCAACATCTACGCGTGCGAAGCGCTGTATCGCGCCCGCATCCGCCCGAGCAAGCCTGCGGGTCGCCTCACCCTCGCGCACGCCGCAGCGTTGTTGTCGAGCCTGCGCAAAGTGTTGCGCAATGCCATATTCCATCGGGGTTCCAGCGTCGACGACTACGTCGACGGTGCAGGAATGCCGGGGGGGTTTCAGAAGAAACTCGCTGTCTACGGGCGTGGTGGTTTGCCGTGTCGCCGCTGCAAGACGGCGATCAGGCGGGTTGTCCTCGCGCAACGAGGGACGTTTTTCTGCCCCGTGTGCCAGCACTGA
- a CDS encoding S1 RNA-binding domain-containing protein, protein MTDIPADPQTTEQDEFALEQQLYEASLRTLDEGQVLTGVIVAKTHDELLVDIGGKSEGIVTARELSPGMRIADLKVGGTLEVLVHRIDGDGDGAMYLSERRARALKTWERVLEAHENNEAITATVTQVVKGGVLVDLGMRGFVPASQIRRHPVGNLEEMVGKVLRLKVIDLDHKRRRVVLSQRVVLEEELNQKKQELLSTLQPGQIREGTVVRLADFGAFVDLGGVDGLIHNSELSWSRIKHPSEAVQIGDKVQVEIMKFDSEARKVSLSLKHSLEDPWKTVPDQLSEGQIVPATLIKATSNYLLVEVLPGVTGMVPKSEFDPAKPVAVGEQLNVKLLSINAASRRINASVNKAESDDADASDVQASDENEAAEPPAAAEETADAAT, encoded by the coding sequence ATGACTGATATACCGGCGGACCCGCAAACGACGGAGCAAGACGAATTCGCGCTCGAGCAGCAGCTGTATGAAGCAAGTCTGCGGACGCTCGATGAGGGCCAAGTGCTCACCGGCGTGATCGTCGCCAAGACGCACGACGAACTGCTCGTCGACATCGGCGGGAAATCCGAAGGCATCGTGACGGCGCGCGAGCTCTCGCCCGGCATGCGCATCGCCGATCTGAAGGTCGGCGGCACGCTCGAGGTGCTCGTGCACCGCATCGACGGCGATGGCGACGGCGCGATGTACCTGTCGGAGCGCCGTGCGCGCGCGCTCAAGACGTGGGAGCGCGTGCTCGAAGCGCACGAGAACAACGAGGCGATCACGGCGACCGTGACCCAAGTCGTCAAGGGCGGCGTGCTCGTCGACCTCGGCATGCGCGGATTCGTGCCTGCGTCGCAGATCCGCCGGCATCCGGTCGGCAATCTCGAAGAGATGGTCGGCAAAGTGCTGCGCCTCAAGGTGATCGATCTCGATCACAAGCGCCGGCGCGTGGTCTTGAGCCAGCGCGTCGTGCTCGAAGAAGAGCTCAATCAGAAGAAGCAAGAGCTGCTGTCGACCCTGCAGCCTGGGCAGATCCGCGAAGGCACGGTCGTCCGCTTGGCGGACTTCGGCGCGTTCGTCGACTTGGGCGGCGTCGACGGCCTGATCCACAACAGCGAGCTGTCATGGTCGCGCATCAAGCACCCCAGCGAGGCGGTGCAGATCGGCGACAAGGTCCAGGTCGAGATCATGAAGTTCGACTCGGAAGCGCGCAAGGTGAGCCTGTCGCTCAAGCACTCGCTCGAGGATCCGTGGAAGACGGTTCCCGATCAGCTCAGCGAAGGCCAGATCGTGCCAGCGACGCTCATCAAGGCCACGTCGAACTACTTGCTGGTCGAAGTGCTGCCCGGCGTCACCGGGATGGTGCCGAAGTCCGAATTCGATCCGGCCAAACCGGTGGCGGTCGGCGAGCAGCTCAACGTCAAGCTGCTGTCGATCAACGCCGCGTCGCGGCGCATCAACGCGAGCGTGAACAAAGCCGAGTCGGACGACGCCGACGCGAGCGACGTGCAAGCAAGCGACGAGAACGAAGCGGCGGAGCCGCCGGCCGCGGCCGAAGAGACGGCTGACGCGGCTACATAG
- the coaE gene encoding dephospho-CoA kinase (Dephospho-CoA kinase (CoaE) performs the final step in coenzyme A biosynthesis.): MVVGLTGGIGSGKSTVAGMFAAHGANIIDTDAIAREVVEPPSAVLDAIHYEFGPGVLTPDGRLDREAMARIVFADPRKRELLNRLTHPAIRERAVARLQEQPTGAIVIVVVPLLFESGFDEVCDTTVAVIADPDMRRSRVAQRDQMNEEAVAARMSAQLADDEYARRARYVINNDGDIDRLTRQVDAVWHRFAGA, from the coding sequence ATGGTCGTCGGACTGACAGGGGGGATCGGGTCCGGTAAGTCCACTGTTGCCGGTATGTTCGCGGCCCACGGTGCGAACATCATCGATACGGACGCGATCGCGCGCGAGGTTGTGGAGCCGCCGAGCGCCGTGCTCGACGCGATCCATTATGAATTCGGCCCCGGCGTCTTGACGCCAGACGGCCGGCTCGACCGCGAAGCGATGGCCCGGATCGTGTTCGCCGATCCTCGCAAACGCGAACTCCTCAACCGCCTGACGCATCCGGCGATCCGCGAGCGCGCGGTCGCACGCCTTCAAGAACAGCCCACCGGCGCGATCGTGATCGTCGTCGTGCCGTTGCTATTCGAGTCAGGTTTCGATGAGGTATGCGATACGACCGTCGCGGTCATCGCCGACCCCGACATGCGCCGCTCGCGCGTCGCCCAGCGCGATCAGATGAATGAAGAGGCGGTCGCCGCCCGCATGAGCGCGCAACTCGCCGACGACGAATACGCGCGCCGCGCTCGCTATGTGATCAACAACGACGGCGATATCGACCGCCTCACGCGTCAGGTCGACGCGGTCTGGCACCGGTTCGCGGGCGCGTAG
- a CDS encoding polysaccharide deacetylase family protein, translated as MRRTAIVAFAMAAGAAMTMLASAPAAAVDSPIAGADRLPANEQPHPAGMAPDGRVWFVPMQRKEIALTFDDGPYPFYTPLLLHQLESDGTHATFFLVGRTMQEYPQLVERIVSSGDEIGNHTFNHFTLPGLSDDEIADQITTCGSLIETYTGGTPTLFRPPHGHYDTRVVEIARKLGYRVILWSDAPDDAKADATEEPVPVIVERVIAHAKPGGIVLLHSGQYNTIVALPEIIADLRASGYTFVTVTQLLADQDQ; from the coding sequence ATGCGCCGCACTGCGATCGTCGCGTTCGCTATGGCGGCCGGCGCGGCGATGACGATGCTCGCTTCGGCGCCGGCAGCGGCCGTCGACAGCCCGATCGCGGGCGCCGATAGGCTGCCAGCGAACGAGCAGCCGCACCCCGCCGGGATGGCGCCGGACGGCCGCGTCTGGTTCGTGCCGATGCAGCGCAAAGAGATCGCGCTGACGTTCGACGACGGGCCCTATCCCTTCTATACGCCGCTGCTGCTGCACCAGCTCGAGTCTGACGGCACTCACGCCACTTTCTTCCTGGTCGGGCGCACCATGCAAGAGTACCCGCAGCTGGTCGAGCGCATCGTCTCCTCTGGCGACGAGATCGGCAACCACACGTTCAACCATTTCACGCTGCCGGGTTTGTCCGACGACGAGATCGCGGATCAGATCACGACCTGCGGCTCGCTCATCGAGACCTATACCGGCGGCACGCCGACGCTGTTCCGGCCTCCGCACGGCCACTACGACACCCGCGTCGTCGAGATCGCGCGCAAGCTCGGCTATCGCGTGATCCTGTGGAGCGACGCTCCTGACGATGCGAAAGCGGACGCCACCGAAGAGCCGGTGCCGGTCATCGTGGAACGGGTGATCGCGCATGCCAAACCGGGCGGCATCGTGCTCCTGCACAGCGGCCAGTACAACACCATCGTCGCGCTGCCCGAGATCATCGCGGATCTGCGCGCGTCAGGCTACACGTTCGTCACCGTGACGCAGCTGCTCGCGGATCAGGATCAGTAA
- a CDS encoding bifunctional phosphoglucose/phosphomannose isomerase, which yields MLDAIDLTKADPENMMGAILSLPDQCVRAREIASSAALEPLQGRVFANAVVAGMGGSAIGGDLLRSIFEDVLRMPVEVSRDYHLPEFVGADSLVIAASYSGNTEETLSAYAAARKARAALLAVTTGGELAARCAKDGVPAILIPGGLQPRAALGYSFVPLVVAAARLGLMPADLLADLDEMVAILERVRDECAPDVVQADNRAKQLAMQWRGCIPVIYGSQGERGVVAYRWKTQINENAKAFAASGVLPEIDHNEIVGWSGHDGPRRPAQERPERELAVVFLRDDREPDRIRRRAALTKTIVEKRAACVAEMWCSGESRLARAMSLVYLGDFASCYLAYAYGEDPTPVVVIDWLKSELAKAARP from the coding sequence ATGCTCGACGCCATCGATCTCACGAAGGCCGATCCAGAGAACATGATGGGCGCGATCCTCTCGCTGCCCGATCAATGCGTGCGTGCCAGGGAGATCGCCTCGAGTGCGGCCCTTGAGCCGCTGCAAGGACGCGTGTTCGCCAACGCCGTCGTGGCAGGCATGGGCGGCTCGGCGATCGGCGGCGATCTGCTGCGCTCGATCTTCGAAGACGTGCTGCGCATGCCCGTCGAGGTGTCGCGCGACTACCACCTGCCGGAGTTCGTCGGCGCCGACTCGCTCGTCATCGCCGCCAGCTACTCGGGCAACACCGAAGAGACGCTTTCGGCCTACGCCGCCGCTCGCAAAGCACGCGCCGCGTTGCTGGCTGTCACCACCGGCGGCGAGCTGGCGGCGCGCTGCGCGAAAGACGGCGTGCCGGCGATCCTCATCCCGGGGGGCTTGCAGCCGCGCGCGGCGCTCGGCTATTCATTCGTGCCGCTCGTCGTCGCGGCAGCGCGCCTCGGACTCATGCCGGCGGATCTGCTCGCCGACCTTGACGAGATGGTCGCGATCCTCGAGCGTGTGCGCGATGAGTGCGCTCCCGACGTCGTCCAAGCGGACAACCGCGCAAAGCAGTTGGCGATGCAATGGCGCGGCTGCATCCCTGTCATCTACGGCTCGCAAGGCGAGCGCGGGGTCGTCGCCTACCGCTGGAAGACGCAGATCAACGAAAACGCAAAAGCGTTCGCCGCATCAGGCGTTCTGCCGGAGATCGACCACAACGAGATCGTGGGATGGAGCGGCCATGACGGCCCTCGCCGGCCAGCACAGGAACGACCGGAACGCGAGCTGGCGGTCGTGTTCTTGCGCGACGACCGCGAGCCCGACCGCATCCGCCGGCGCGCCGCGTTGACCAAGACGATCGTCGAGAAACGCGCGGCGTGCGTGGCCGAGATGTGGTGCTCGGGCGAAAGCCGGCTCGCGCGAGCGATGTCGCTCGTCTACCTCGGCGATTTCGCGTCTTGCTACCTGGCGTACGCCTACGGAGAGGATCCCACGCCGGTCGTAGTCATCGACTGGCTGAAGTCGGAGCTGGCGAAGGCGGCCCGACCTTAG
- the lnt gene encoding apolipoprotein N-acyltransferase, whose protein sequence is MAGRNSFFLRLLVAIACPLLAALAFPKTDLWPLAFVAFAPLFWLWSESSWKAALGWCVLSCTIFYAIVDQWMIFSLGDEIGAARFVALGLLSVIESLFMAVGAVAIALVARGRFGAPMIFAAPAAWLIMESVRTNGEASMPFAQLGAIAPHVAWLLPLAAYAGIYGLTAIIALANGAVAGLLFGDRTTRVVAVAALGCLVVLVAIGDALREGVAVPPAGTKIAIVQGNVSQRVKWSPARFAQTISTYSTLTRRAAAGGSRIVVWPETAVTDYPLEKPEILGQLQYLVREQHVWLLAGTVDAPQRGETYNVIITLDPQGQLHDVYRKHILVPFAEYLPFDSIFRSLPGFDQASNFAHGPGAGLLTVEGNRFGALICFESAYSSYARQTALLGATSLLIITDDAWFGPTSGPLIHADLAAIDAVETGRWVVRGADTGISQFIDPKGRVVAQLALDTAGVLSANIGAPVDTPYVRYGAGWLAGLALVALLIAAVSPPAVTKARRI, encoded by the coding sequence GTGGCAGGTCGGAATTCATTCTTTCTTCGTCTGCTGGTGGCGATCGCATGCCCGCTGCTCGCGGCGCTGGCGTTTCCGAAAACGGACCTGTGGCCGCTGGCGTTCGTCGCCTTCGCCCCCCTGTTCTGGCTCTGGTCCGAGTCGTCCTGGAAAGCGGCGCTCGGCTGGTGCGTGCTTTCGTGCACGATTTTCTACGCGATCGTGGACCAGTGGATGATCTTCTCGCTCGGCGACGAGATCGGCGCGGCTCGCTTCGTCGCGCTCGGGCTGCTGTCGGTCATCGAGAGCTTGTTCATGGCCGTCGGCGCGGTCGCGATCGCGCTCGTCGCGCGCGGGCGCTTCGGCGCGCCGATGATCTTCGCGGCGCCAGCCGCCTGGCTGATCATGGAGTCGGTGCGCACGAATGGTGAGGCCAGCATGCCGTTCGCGCAGCTCGGCGCCATCGCGCCGCACGTCGCGTGGCTGTTGCCGCTCGCAGCGTACGCGGGGATCTACGGATTGACCGCGATCATCGCGCTGGCCAACGGCGCGGTCGCGGGCCTGCTCTTCGGCGATCGGACCACGCGCGTGGTCGCCGTCGCCGCGCTCGGCTGCCTGGTCGTGCTCGTGGCCATCGGTGACGCGCTGCGCGAAGGCGTCGCAGTGCCGCCGGCCGGCACGAAGATCGCGATCGTGCAAGGCAACGTCTCGCAGCGCGTCAAGTGGTCGCCTGCGCGCTTTGCGCAGACGATCTCCACGTATTCCACGCTCACGCGCCGCGCCGCCGCCGGCGGGTCGCGCATCGTGGTGTGGCCGGAGACCGCGGTCACCGACTACCCGCTCGAGAAGCCCGAGATCCTGGGCCAGCTGCAATACCTCGTGCGCGAGCAGCACGTGTGGCTGCTTGCCGGAACCGTCGACGCGCCGCAGCGCGGCGAGACCTACAACGTCATCATCACGCTCGATCCGCAGGGCCAGCTGCACGACGTCTATCGCAAGCACATCTTGGTGCCGTTCGCCGAGTACCTGCCCTTCGACTCGATCTTCCGCAGCTTGCCAGGCTTCGACCAAGCATCGAACTTCGCCCACGGCCCCGGTGCCGGGCTGTTGACCGTCGAAGGCAATCGTTTCGGCGCGCTTATCTGCTTCGAGTCGGCGTACTCATCGTACGCGCGCCAGACCGCGCTCTTGGGCGCGACCTCGCTGCTCATCATCACCGACGACGCGTGGTTCGGTCCGACCTCAGGCCCGCTTATCCACGCGGACCTGGCGGCCATCGACGCGGTCGAGACGGGCCGCTGGGTGGTGCGCGGGGCCGACACCGGCATCTCGCAATTCATCGACCCGAAAGGCCGCGTCGTCGCGCAGCTGGCACTCGATACCGCGGGCGTGCTCAGCGCGAACATCGGGGCACCGGTCGACACCCCGTACGTGCGCTACGGCGCGGGCTGGCTTGCCGGGCTTGCGCTGGTCGCCTTGCTGATAGCAGCGGTCTCGCCTCCGGCCGTGACGAAAGCGCGCCGCATATGA